CTTTGCCTGACACAGACGAGAGTGATCCATTTgtaattttaactttcaaatttccagcacagggtgaatatgatgagaaaagatgataggTATCGGTTATGTGGTCAgaagcaccagaatcaataattaGAGTTTTCGATTTAGAGCTTATAttcaaggcttgcaaaaaattacctctttgggtTGAAGAACCCgaagaaatatttgtggaagacGAAGCTCTGTAATAACTAAACGAGGTCTAGTCTGCCAATTGCCGGAACATTTTCTCATCAATCCCAATCTCTCTGTCAGAACCAAAAACGTCAAGGTCTTACTCCagtctttcctcttctttttcaaTTGCCTCTGCTTCCAGCTTCGTCTCCTCCTCGTTCTTGTTCCTCAGAGGGCTCGGCGTAAAGCTCCAAATACACCTCTTCAATCTTCCTGAGCTTCTGGCACTTGACTCTCCGGTACTCCTCGAAGCTCAAACCCTTCAACTGCTCCTCCGACTCCGAATAGTCGCCATGCCTACCCCTGAAATTGCAATCGAGATACGTACGACTCTTGTTCCTGCAATGGTCTCCATCGCCGAACTTTCTAGGGCTTGTTCTGAAATCTAGACGGTCATAGGAGTCCGAATGATGACGGCGGCGATTTGAATCCTAGTGATGGGCTCTATAGCCATTGATGGACTACAGCTACGGCTACAGTTGGAATAGTCGTCTGATCCCGACGAGTAACTGCAATTGTCTCGACCGTTATGGTGGCGTTTGGTAGAAGGCAATGAGGGCCTTGGTGATGAAGAGGAATCCATGGAGTTCTCGAACCTTATGGAACTCTGTTGGAGGACCTTGTGAGATTTAGAAGTCATTGAACCTCTACTTTGGATGGCGATTCCCTCCATTGATAGTTAGGTTTAAtctcctagctctgataccatgaaaaaagaatggaatttttgtattttttgaataattttgtaCAGATCAATTTACAATATTTGTAATACAATCAAAAGATCTAAATATGGAAAATATCTCCTAAACAAATCTCtcttaataatatacaatatatactttcctaaattactccaagatattcgaagatactcgggatttctacaTGAAATAATACTCTATAATTGGCAAAACATACCAAATGCAGAATCAAAATTTCTGTAAATAATAAATGTATAAAATGTTGTAGAACAAAAAACGCTTCTAGGCATGTTACAATAttgttttccttaaaacgttatttgcccccaccagattggtgtgtattgagtcaACATATACATTTTCAGGATACAATGAAACCGAGTATATAATCTGATATTGGTTTGCATTATACACAAACAAAAAACTGATCACAACGCCCTCAgaagaatttgaataaatttctgGAATTCTGTTTCTGTAGAAAATAAAATCCAGAATTGACGAAAAAATGATTTATGAAAGCCTtatgagagaaagagaatgagagaatgattgAATATTCTATGCGATTCTTGGAGTTAATTATGTCTTTAAATAGATAGAATTATGCCTTTTCCGAAAAGTTACACTCGTTCAAATTTAAAATCTGGCCGTTAGATTATCTATACAATTTAGATAGCAACATCTAAATGCACCACTAGCGCTCTAGCGCCCTACAGCCCACACCACGCGCCCGTGCACGTGCGGGTGCACTAGAGTATACAATAGCACTATCTCTTAAccaattttaagaaaattttccccctcattatttattaatgacttttctTTTTTCACTCTTCCCAATGTGGGAGAAACCCACATAAGATTAAATGCTCCTcatgattattttagaaaatatttcaacaatttCCCCACTGACACTTTCAGAATCTGAAAGATTTCTTCAACTTTTGTTCCTACTCTCCTACACATAGGCGAGATAAAAGTggaaaaattaaacttcaaagTTTTCAAGAATCAATCCACTTGGAAATTCAACTATGAAATCCCACATACAGAACTAACAGAAATGCTGGGCCAACCCAAGCTCAAAGGCAGACTTACCTCTTAGGCATTTTCTCAAACATCTGAAATGCAACATTCGTTTTTCCAGTACTTGATTGCGCCCTTTCTCTTCTGAGCTTTGGATGCGAGCTTCGACGAGTGTATTGCACAACAATCGAGTATGAGCGAACATATCTCGTTGGATCGGCGTGGAAAATGCGCCAGGTGGGGGGCATGGGTGATGGGTCGGTGGCTAGCTCCATCTGTGCATGCAGCCGTTGCCATGCCCACAAGTTACCATCAAGCTCTTCTAAGGTTGACAAAACTGCAGAgtatataaataaacaaatgaagaTTAACAAAAAATAGTAAGGGCATTTGTATAGTATAATATACAAATTTTAGAAAAGCTAACGATGCCCttattttatatgatatttatTAGCTTTATTATATAACAATAATTATGTTgagatatttttaaaagtaaaaaggaaaacaaattgTTGGATTAACCCcttgaaaataatggtatttattGTAAGTAGTTGAGGGTTAGTTATTTAAACCTATATAAGTaaattttttctatatatatttcaTTACTTTTCTTATTCAACCAACATTTATACAtccgaaaaatattttcacacaaataataaattcatgaataaaaataattttattattatttgacaATAATAGTATATTACTATCACGACTCACATGACACCATTAGacaagaaaatgcatgtatagtCTCTCTTCTCCTCTATGATGTTATCATGTGGGCCTGCAGCGTGTTACTAGCCCATGACTAAGTATTTTTCTTGAATAAGCTATAAAagtgagcaaaaatatataaaaaataatatataaaaaaattaaataaagtataTTACACATGCATGTATGTTAAATAGCTTATTTTGTTTTTGTCCATATGTGTGTGTTTATCTACTTGTAtactatatatgtatgtatgcatgcaagtACCTAACATGTAACAAAATTAGGTAGTAGAATTAATGTAGAAATGATGGGGACCTAGTCGTCCATGTATGTGACATGGGTGCCTATGCTGATAGGTAGCTATATATTATAGTGGATATGGATCATGAGTTCAAGAATTATGAGGAAGAAAGAATATGAAAGTAAATGAGGGTGAGTTTAGAATTAGGTGGAAGAATTAATTCTTGTATCATCCAGAAGCTTAAACCTACCTTGGTTAGATTGTTATGTATAAAAAGTGATTAGCTAGCTAGCTGCTCTGTAACGGTGTAAAATGTGATAATTAATCATCAGGAAGTTGAGAATAAAGCATTAGAAGGAGAGAGAGAATTCAATAAGTAGAAATCAATGGAGGGAAGAACAAGAAAATCCATTATAACTGCTAATGATGTTCATGTCTTGGTTCTTCCTTACCTAACCCAAGGTCACATGAACCCCATGCTCTAATTCTCCAAGCATTTGGCCTCCAAAGGCCTCAAACCCACTCTATCCACCAGCCTATCCATTTCCAGCACCATCCCTCATAAATCATCTCCCTCCCTCAAATTTGCCACCATCTTTGACAGCTACGACAATGGTGGCTTTGTGCAAGCTGGCAGTTTCGACACCTACATCTTTCGATTTCAAGCTGAGGGCTCTAGAGCCTTAGTTGAGTTCATCCAAGAACATCAAAGCTCTGATCACCCATTTCGGCACACCGTATATGATTCTATCTTGCCTTGGGCTTTGGATGTGGACAAGCACTTTAGTTGGACCGCTGTTGTTTTCTTTAACCACCCCTGCAATGTTGATTACATATACTACAATGTTTATCATGGTGTGCTAAGCATCCCAGTTTCTTCATCCTTGGTATCACTTCCTGCCTTGCCTATGCTTGATTTTTCTGCCATGCCTTCCCTCACTTGCACTCCCTAAACGTATCCAACTTACTCTAAGGCGCCACTTAAGCAATTCTCCAAAATAGAAAAAAGTGGATTACCTTCTTATCAACACAATTTGCAAGCTGGAAGAGGAGGAAAAACCTTTGTGACATAAATTagtggaatatatatatagttagttAGTTTACTTAACATTTACAAAATATTAacaactatattttgaaaatgctaATAGTGCCAAGTCATTTGAATACTCATAAGAAATAGAACTCGTATAGATAGATTGGACACAACTTTTGAAGTCTACAAATCTAGTTGCTCCATGAAAGAAATTTTTTAGAAGATTTTGATATTCATTTTACTGTTTTTCTTCTCTTTGTCTTTCCACCATAAGTGAAATTGTATGATTAGTCTATTATTGGGCACGATAGTAATTTCATTCACAACATAACATACATAGATTAGGTAAAACATGTCGTATGTGCTCCACTTGGAAAATTTGGAGGACTTAGCACCATACGGTAATTATGAAAATGCTCATTTCAACTCTGTTACCAATATCACAATATTTTTACCAACATTGTTATCAATTACTTGGAAAATGATGCTTATTGTTTAACCTTAGTGTCATATGGTAATTATGAAGATGCTTATCTCAACTCTGTTACCAATATCACAATATTTTTACCAACATTATTATCAATTACTTGGAAAATGATGCTTATTGTTTATATCTCaagaattgtgtgtgtgtgtgtgtgcgcgcacgTGTGTATCACTTTACTCCATACTCAAAAAAGTCTAGAACTTTAGCTAAGCAACTAGAATAATCCCATGAAGAAAATGTATTTACTTATAGGAGCTATACCATACAAATGATAACGACAAACTAATGCTTAATCATATATGaggaattttcttttaaaaaaatgttgATAGAATATTAAATAAATCAATATTATTTAGTTGAAAATTGTAAAGACATTGTAACGATACTATAATGTGTGTGCATTAAACACCTTTGTTTGGTCAATTAGTAGATCCAAGGCCTTAACCACACAAGGGGATGGCCATCCCCCATCCAAAACTCATCCCCTCTTCTTTTGCAACCATAAATTCCAAACACAAAAGTCTAAAGACCATTGAGATGTCCTCCCTTTTAGGACAGcccgcgcgcgcacacacacacacacacacacacacacacacacgtatctTGGATCACTAATGACAAATATGTGTTGACtaactctaaaaatgagtagcgctaaggctatcccaagtataaaagttacgtcgtgtaataattagcccaaaaggtcaaatcatctcctcagggaatgaaGTTCGGAAGCTCGCGTAAAACACAGAAAAAAGAAAACTAGAAAACAttttactaaacatagttcaaATTTGAAATCTTGGGTTTTTGAAGAATTTGTGGCGAAATAATATTCAATCCCAACAATGActttaaaaaaaagagaaaaacaaactaattttaataataaatattaaaccaAACAATAGATAACATtcaaaacagagagagagagagagagagagagagagagagagagagagagagagagagagagatgtatacCCAATTAAAACAACAAATTGATTCAAACTtaaagcattcaaaataacaaatTAAAGGACAAGAAATTAATTAAACTAATAAACTACTCAAACAATAAAGTAAACATTAATTTAAAGCAACAATAAAATTATCC
This genomic stretch from Malania oleifera isolate guangnan ecotype guangnan chromosome 3, ASM2987363v1, whole genome shotgun sequence harbors:
- the LOC131150369 gene encoding uncharacterized protein LOC131150369 isoform X2, which gives rise to MVSFLSTLEELDGNLWAWQRLHAQMELATDPSPMPPTWRIFHADPTRYVRSYSIVVQYTRRSSHPKLRRERAQSSTGKTNVAFQMFEKMPKSLHC
- the LOC131150369 gene encoding uncharacterized protein LOC131150369 isoform X1, encoding MVSFLSTLEELDGNLWAWQRLHAQMELATDPSPMPPTWRIFHADPTRYVRSYSIVVQYTRRSSHPKLRRERAQSSTGKTNVAFQMFEKMPKRTYHWGRRLALLRSIRNSTTLRRLM